A single genomic interval of Sceloporus undulatus isolate JIND9_A2432 ecotype Alabama chromosome 2, SceUnd_v1.1, whole genome shotgun sequence harbors:
- the LOC121920409 gene encoding LOW QUALITY PROTEIN: basic proline-rich protein-like (The sequence of the model RefSeq protein was modified relative to this genomic sequence to represent the inferred CDS: deleted 6 bases in 3 codons) — PPPPPNPTPPPPPHPPPPTPPPPPPKPTPPKHKTPHTHPPQPPTPPPPPTPPPTPPPPPPPPPPPPPPPPPPPPPPNPPPPPPPHPPPPPPPTHHHPPPPPPPPPPPPPPHPPPPTPPPPPPPPHSHPPPPPPPPPAPPPPPKPHTPPPPPTTHPHHPTPPPHPPTKTPHHPTHPPPPPPPPPPTPTPPPPPQHPPPPPPPTPHPPPQNQPPPPPPHPPPPTPPQNPPTPPPPPPPPPTPHPHTPPPTPPPPPPPPPPPTPPHQTPPQPPPQPPPPTPQPPTPPKPPPPQPPPPPPTPPPPPPPQPPHPPPPPPPPPPPPPPPPPPTPPPHPPPPPPPTPPPPPPTTHHPHTPPTNHPPKPPQHPPPPHPPTPPPPPPPPPPPTPPPPPPPPPPPPTPPQTTPPTPPPPPPPPTTTPHPPPPTTTPPPPPNTPPPTPPPPPHPTTKPPPPPPPPPHTPPPPPPPPPPPPPNTPPPPPPPPPPPPPPQTPPPPTPPPNPPTPPPHPPPPPPPPPPPKPPPPPPTPPPTPTPHPPPPPPPPPPPQPPSPPPPPHTPPPPPPPPPTPPPPTPKPPPPPPQPPPNPILPPASV, encoded by the exons ccaccccccccacccaacccaaccccccccccccccccccacccaccaccacccaccccccccccacccccccccaaacccaccccccccaaacacaaaacaccccacacccaccccccccaaccccccacccccccccccccaccaacacccccaccaaccccccccccccccccacccccccccccccccccccccccccccccaccacca ccaccccccccccccaaccccccccccccaccacccccccaccccccccccccccccccccccacccaccaccaccccccaccccccccacccccaccccccccccccccccccccccacccccccccacccaccccccccccac cccccccacccccccacagccacccccccccccccccaccccccccacccgcccccccacccccccccaaaccacacacccccccccccccccccaccacccacccccaccacccaacaccacccccccaccccccaaccaaaaccccccaccaccccacacacccaccccccccccccccaccccccccccccacaccaaccccaccaccacccccccaacacccccccccaccaccaccccccaccccacaccccccaccc caaaaccaacccccccccccaccaccccaccccccaccccccacacccccccaaaacccacccaccccaccccccccccccccaccacccccaacaccccacccccacacaccaccccccaccccacccccccccccac cccccccccccccccccacacccccccaccaaacccccccccaaccccccccccaaccacccccCCCAACAccacaaccccccaccccccccaaacccccacccccccaaccccccccaccaccccccacacccccccca ccccccccaccccaacccccccacccccccccaccacccccccccccccccccgccac ccccccccccacccccccccaccccaccaccccacccccccccaccccccccccccacccccccccccccaccccccacaacccaccacccccacaccccccccacaAACCACCCCCCCAAgcccccccaacacccccccccaccccacccccccaccccaccacccccccccccccccccccccccacccacccccccccccccccc cccccccccccccccacccccaacaccaccccaaacaaccccccccaccccacccccccccccaccacccccaaccaccaccccccacccccccccccccacaaccacaccaccccccccaccaaacacccccccacccacccccccccccccaccccaccccaccaccaaaccccccccccccccccccccccccccccacaccccaccccccccccccccccccccacccccccccccccccaacacccccccaccccccccaccccccccccccc ccccaccccccccccaaacccccccaccaccaacccccccccccaacccccccaccccccccccccacccccccccaccccccccccccccccccc cccccaaacccccccccccccccccaaccccaccccccacccccaccccccacccgccacccccccccccaccccccccccccccccaa CCACccagcccccccccacccccccacaccccccccccccccccccccccaccaccgaccccccccccccccacccccaaacccccccccccccccccccaacccccacccaACCCTATCCTGCCACCA GCCTCTGTGTAA